Within Streptomyces antibioticus, the genomic segment GGTTCGCGTTGTAGGCGTCGTTGACGATCGTCACGCCGTCCGGGCGCTCGGTGACCTCCATCCGCCAGCGGGAGAGGGAACCCGCCTCGGAGAGCGCGGTGGCGATCTCAGTTACGGACATCCCCAGCTCATGGGCGACGGCGGCCGCGGCGAGCGCGTTCGACACGTGGTGCTCACCGTACAGGCGCATGGTCACATCGCTGCACCCGGAGGGTGTGTGAAGGCTGAAGGAAGGCTGTCCGCTGTCCGTGAGTCGTACGTTCTCGGCCCGAACGTCCGCTTCGTCGGACTCTCCGAAAAGGACCACCTTCGCCGTCGTACGGGAGGCCATGGCCCGTACCAAGGGGTCGTCGGCGTTGAGGACCGCGACACCGCCGTCGGCCGCCGCGGGCAGGGCCTCGACGAGTTCGCCCTTCGCCTGCGCGATCTGCTCGCGGCCGCCGAACTCGCCGATGTGGGCGGTGCCGACGTTGAGGACGAGACCGATCCGCGGGGGCGTCAGACCGGTCAGGTAGCGGATGTGGCCGATGCCGCGGGCGCCCATCTCCAGCACGAGGAACTTCGTCTCCTCGGTGGCGGACAGGGCGGTCAGCGGCAGCCCGATCTCGTTGTTGAGCGAACCGGGGGTGAAGACGGTGGGCGCCGCGCGCCGCAGGACCTGGGCGACGAGGTCCTTGGTGCTGGTCTTGCCGGCCGAGCCGGTGAGCGCGACGAGCGTCGCGCCGAGCTTGTCCACCACGTGCCGGGCGAGGGCGCCCAGGGCGGTCTGGACGTCGTCCACGACGATCGCGGGGACGCCGACGGGGCGCGAGGCCAGTACGGCCGCCGCGCCCGCCTCGACGACCGCCGCCGCGAAGTCGTGGCCGTCCACCCGCTCGCCGGCGAAGGCGACGAAGAGGCTGCCGGGCTCCACCTCGCGGGAGTCCCGGACCACCGGTCCGGTGACCCGCGCGGACGGATCCGGTATGTCGTGCGTCTGCCCGCCGACGACTGCTGCGATCTCGGCGAGGGAGAGGGCGATCACAAGTTCATCCCTGGGTCTGCTGGATAGCTTCGCGGAGCACCTGGCGGTCGTCGAACGGACGGACCACCCCGGCGATGTCCTGGCCCTGCTCATGGCCCTTGCCGGCGACCAGCACGGTGTCCCCGGCGTGCGCGCGGGCCACGGCGGCGGCGATGGCGGCGGCCCGGTCCTCGAACAGGAGGACCTCGCCGCGCTCGTGCGCGGGCACGGACGCCGCCCCGTCGAGCATGGCCGCGAGGATCGCGAGCGGGTCCTCGGAGCGGGGGTTGTCGGAGGTCAGTACGGCGGTGTCGGCGAGCCGGGCGGCGGCGGCGCCCATCGGCGCGCGCTTGGTGCGGTCCCGGTCGCCGCCGCAGCCGAGGACGACGTGCACCCGGCCCTTGGTGACCTTGCGCAGGGCCCGGAGCACCGACTCGACGGCGTCCGTCTTGTGCGCGTAGTCGACGACGGCGAGGTAGGGCTGGCCGGCGTCCACCCGCTCCAGCCGGCCCGGTACGCCGGGGACGGCGGCGACGCCGTCGGCGGCCCGCTGCGGGTCGAGGCCCGCGGCGGCCAGGGCGACGATCGCGGCGAGGGTGTTGGCCACGTTGAAGGGGCCCGGCAGCGGCGATCTGGCGGCGACCCGCACCCCGTCGGGGCCGAGCACCGTGAAGGTGGCGTCCATCGGGCCGATGTGGACGTCCGCGGCGCGCCAGTCGGCGTCGGGGTGGCCCTCGGCGGAGAAGGTCACGACCGGGACGCCGGCCTCCTGGCTGAGCCGGCGGCCGTACGCGTCGTCCAGGTTGACCACGCCGAGCCGGCTGCGCGCGGGGGTGAACAGCCTCGCCTTGGCCTGGAAGTAGTCCTCCATGTCGGAGTGGAACTCCATGTGCTCCGGGCTGAGGTTGTTGAAGACGGCAATGTCGAAGACACAGCCGTCGACCCGGCCCAGGACCAGCGCGTGACTGGAGACCTCCATGGCGACCGCCTCGACACCGCGCTCGCGCATGACGGCGAACAGGGCCTGGAGGTCGGTGGCCTCGGGGGTGGTGCGCTCGGACTTGATGCGCTCGTCGCCGATCCGGGTCTCGACGGTGCCGATCAGCCCGGTGCCGCGGTCGGCCTTCAGACCGCCCTCGACCAGGTAGGCGGTGGTGGTCTTGCCGGAGGTGCCGGTGATGCCGATCTGGAGCAGGTCGCGTCCGGGCCGGCCGTAGATGGTGGCGGCCAGTTCGCCCATCTCCGCGCGCGGGTCGTCGGCCACCAGGACCGGCAGCCCGGTCGCGGCGGCGCGCTCGGCGCCGGTGGGGTCGGTCAGGACGGCGACCGCGCCCAGGCCCGCGGCCTGGGTGACGAAGTCGGCGCCGTGCAGCCGGGCGCCCGGGAGGGCGGCGTACAGATCGCCGGGGCGTACGGCGCGCGAGTCATGGGTGATGCCCGTGACGTCGGCGTTCTCCGCGACGGTCGTACCCAGTTGGCCGGCGAGGTCCGCGAGGGGTGTGGCGGAGACCTGGGCCGGCCTGGGCGGTCCGGGATATGTCACGGAAGCGCCCTTCTGGGTGGTTCGGTACTGATCAGCGTGTGGCACGGCGGTGAGCGTACCGGGCGTACCCGCCTGCGGGCGAAGCGAGGACGGGGACGGTACGGGTTTCCCGGGATCGGGAGTGATCATGGTCA encodes:
- a CDS encoding UDP-N-acetylmuramoyl-tripeptide--D-alanyl-D-alanine ligase, with translation MIALSLAEIAAVVGGQTHDIPDPSARVTGPVVRDSREVEPGSLFVAFAGERVDGHDFAAAVVEAGAAAVLASRPVGVPAIVVDDVQTALGALARHVVDKLGATLVALTGSAGKTSTKDLVAQVLRRAAPTVFTPGSLNNEIGLPLTALSATEETKFLVLEMGARGIGHIRYLTGLTPPRIGLVLNVGTAHIGEFGGREQIAQAKGELVEALPAAADGGVAVLNADDPLVRAMASRTTAKVVLFGESDEADVRAENVRLTDSGQPSFSLHTPSGCSDVTMRLYGEHHVSNALAAAAVAHELGMSVTEIATALSEAGSLSRWRMEVTERPDGVTIVNDAYNANPESMRAALRALAAMGKGGRTWAVLGKMAELGDEALAEHDAVGRLAVRLNVSKLVAVGGIEASWLQLGAYNEGSWGEESVHVSDAQAAVDLLRSELRPGDVVLVKASRSVGLESVAQALLATGAEGEVAVR
- a CDS encoding UDP-N-acetylmuramoyl-L-alanyl-D-glutamate--2,6-diaminopimelate ligase, with amino-acid sequence MTMITPDPGKPVPSPSSLRPQAGTPGTLTAVPHADQYRTTQKGASVTYPGPPRPAQVSATPLADLAGQLGTTVAENADVTGITHDSRAVRPGDLYAALPGARLHGADFVTQAAGLGAVAVLTDPTGAERAAATGLPVLVADDPRAEMGELAATIYGRPGRDLLQIGITGTSGKTTTAYLVEGGLKADRGTGLIGTVETRIGDERIKSERTTPEATDLQALFAVMRERGVEAVAMEVSSHALVLGRVDGCVFDIAVFNNLSPEHMEFHSDMEDYFQAKARLFTPARSRLGVVNLDDAYGRRLSQEAGVPVVTFSAEGHPDADWRAADVHIGPMDATFTVLGPDGVRVAARSPLPGPFNVANTLAAIVALAAAGLDPQRAADGVAAVPGVPGRLERVDAGQPYLAVVDYAHKTDAVESVLRALRKVTKGRVHVVLGCGGDRDRTKRAPMGAAAARLADTAVLTSDNPRSEDPLAILAAMLDGAASVPAHERGEVLLFEDRAAAIAAAVARAHAGDTVLVAGKGHEQGQDIAGVVRPFDDRQVLREAIQQTQG